DNA sequence from the Bdellovibrio bacteriovorus genome:
CGCATACTTCAAAAGCGTCTGACCCTGTCCAATCGGATCGTAACGAAGAACGCCAACACCCTTCGCCACAAGATTGTCAGTAAAGTTATCCCACTGACGAGTGCTGTAAGTAAGGCCATTGATCAAAATAACCGTCGGCTGCTTTGCTTCGGCAGGAACATAATCAACATAAAGTTCCTTCGTCGCCGAAAGTGCCACAAACCCTTTATAAGCTTTCGACTGAGCCACAGACTCCATCGAAACAAACAAAGCAGAGACCACTACAAAAACCGCTAACAAAACTGATTTCATAATTCCCCCAGAACAGTTTCAAGCCAGATCAAAAAAGGGCCTAATTACTTACAATACAATTCCACCATCAACGCTCAAGACCGTGCCGTTAATATAGCTCGCTTGTTCACTTGCCAAGAACAAACATGCGTTTGCAATATCTTCAGTTTCACCAAGGCGAGTTACAGGAACTTTGGCAGCCATACCTTCAAGAACTTCTTTCGGCATTGCTTTCGTCATCGCTGTCATAATGAAGCCTGGAGCGATGGCATTCGAAGTGAAGCCCTTACGGCCCAATTCTTTTCCCCAAGTTTTTGTCATACCGATCACGCCCGCTTTTGCCGCCGCGTAATTCGTTTGACCGAAGTTTCCATAAAGTCCAACCACGGAGGAGATATTGATGATGCGTTTGTGGTTAGAGCTTGCGTTGAATTTTTCTAATAACGTTTTTGTAACGTTGAAAAGACCTGTCAGATTTGTACTGATAACAGCGTCCCAATCTTCCGGTCCCATTTTCGCAAAAGATTTATCGCGCGTGATACCGGCGTTATTCACAAGGATATCCACAGCCCATGGCAATGAAGACGCCGCTTTTGCGACAGAGTCACGATTCGTCACATCGACTTGTGCAACGTGAACTTGCGCTCCGTATTTAGCGAATTCAGTTTTTGCCGTTTGCAAAGCTTGTTCAGAATAATCCCAGATAGAAACGTTGCCGCCGGCTTCTAGGAATTTTTGTGTGATTTGAAAACCGATACCGGCAGCGCCACCAGTAACGATTGCATTTATATTTTTAAAATCAAAATTAATATTTGTCATTCAATGGGCTTAACTCAATAAGCCCCCATCCCGTCAAAGAAAATCGCACTTTTTCGCTCTGTGAATAGAGCAAATGCACTAAATTTCTTTTCTTGCCAAATCGATAAAATGGTTTGTAGTTAAGCGAATTCGCAAAGGAAAAACAATGAGCAAAAGAACAGCGACAATTGTAGGAACAGGGATGTACGCGCCTGAGCGTGTGATTACAAATCAGTACTTTAATGATTTGTATAAAAAAGATATCGGCACTTTCTTAAGCGAAAGCCGCAATATACGCGAGCGCCGCTGGATGGAAAAAGATCAGCGCACTTCAGATCTCATTATTCCCGCAGCGGAAGAGGCGATGAAAAATGCCGGTATTACGGCGAAAGATTTAGATCTTATCATCGTATCCACCGACACTCCCGACTATCTTTCTCCTTCCACCGCTTCGGTTGTTGCTTATCGCATGGGTGCCGTGAATTCAGGAACTTATGACATCAATACGGCGTGTGCTGGTTTTGTTGTGGGTTGTGATATTGCTTCAAAATACATTGCCGCTGACGAAAAATATAAAAACGTTCTGGTCGTTGGTGCTTACGGCATGAGTAAGTATTTGAACTTTGACGATTACAAAATTGCTTCGTTGTTTGCCGACGGAGCAGGTGCTGTTGTTATCCAACCCGCAAAAGACACGCGTGGTTTTATCGATAGTCAAATGTACACCGATGGGCAATATCACGACTACATGGGAATCTACGCCGGTGGTACAGCTCAACCTGTGACTCATGAAGTGGTTGAAAACAAAGGCCACTTGCTTGCTTTCCCGAAACGCATTCCTCCAGAAACAAATGGCATTCACTGGCCGCGTTTGA
Encoded proteins:
- the fabG gene encoding 3-oxoacyl-ACP reductase FabG — translated: MTNINFDFKNINAIVTGGAAGIGFQITQKFLEAGGNVSIWDYSEQALQTAKTEFAKYGAQVHVAQVDVTNRDSVAKAASSLPWAVDILVNNAGITRDKSFAKMGPEDWDAVISTNLTGLFNVTKTLLEKFNASSNHKRIINISSVVGLYGNFGQTNYAAAKAGVIGMTKTWGKELGRKGFTSNAIAPGFIMTAMTKAMPKEVLEGMAAKVPVTRLGETEDIANACLFLASEQASYINGTVLSVDGGIVL
- a CDS encoding ketoacyl-ACP synthase III, with product MSKRTATIVGTGMYAPERVITNQYFNDLYKKDIGTFLSESRNIRERRWMEKDQRTSDLIIPAAEEAMKNAGITAKDLDLIIVSTDTPDYLSPSTASVVAYRMGAVNSGTYDINTACAGFVVGCDIASKYIAADEKYKNVLVVGAYGMSKYLNFDDYKIASLFADGAGAVVIQPAKDTRGFIDSQMYTDGQYHDYMGIYAGGTAQPVTHEVVENKGHLLAFPKRIPPETNGIHWPRLTNMLLDRQRMKPEDIKHFFITQFNVQSIYETMDKLNLSRERAHYVMDRFGYTGSASIGMALADAARQKKMKKGDMVFMLGSGGGMSMAALALEWGYDT